The Camelus bactrianus isolate YW-2024 breed Bactrian camel chromosome 32, ASM4877302v1, whole genome shotgun sequence genome includes a region encoding these proteins:
- the HVCN1 gene encoding voltage-gated hydrogen channel 1 isoform X2, translating to MATWNEKAVTRRARVPPAERMSKFLKHFTVVGDDYHAWNINYTKWENEEDEEDEEEQPPSAPAAAGEEGRAADPAATPVPTPRPRLDFRTTLRKLFSAHRFQVIIICLVVLDALLVLAELVLDLKIIQPDRNNYAARVFHYMSLAILTFFMMEIAFKIFVFRLEFFHHKFEILDAIVVVVSFILDIVLLFQEHAFEALGLLILLRLWRVARIVNGIIISVKTRSERQLLRLKQMNLQLATKIQHLEFSCSEKEQEIERLNKLLRQHGLLGEVN from the exons GCCGTCACCCGCAGGGCCAGGGTGCCTCCCGCCGAGAGGATGAGCAAGTTCCTGAAGCACTTCACCGTCGTCGGGGACGACTACCatgcctggaacatcaactacacGAAGTGGGAGAATgaagaggacgaggaggacgaggaggagcaGCCGCCTTCAGCACCGGCGGCGGCAGGCGAGGAGGGCAGAGCTGCTGACCCGGCCGCCACCCCTGTCCCCACGCCCAGGCCCCGCCTAGACTTCAGGACCACTTTGAGGAAGCTCTTTAGCGCCCACAGGTTTCAG GTTATCATCATCTGCCTGGTGGTTCTGGACGCCCTCCTGGTGCTCGCTGAGCTCGTtctggacctgaagatcatccaGCCTGACAGGAATAACTATGCGGCCCGG GTGTTCCATTACATGAGCCTTGCCATCTTGACCTTTTTTATGATGGAAATcgcctttaaaatatttgtcttccGCTTGGAGTTCTTTCACCACAAGTTTGAAATCCTGGACGCCATCGTTGTGGTGGTTTCCTTCATCCTCGACATCGTCCTCCTGTTCCAGGAACACGCGTTTGAGGCTCTCGGGCTGCTGATTCTGCTCCGGCTGTGGCGGGTGGCCCGGATCGTCAATG GGATAATTATCTCGGTTAAGACACGTTCAGAACGTCAACTATTAAGGTTAAAACAGATGAATCTACAACTGGCCACCAAGATCCAACACCTTGAATTCAGCTGCTCTGAGAAG GAACAAGAAATTGAAAGACTTAACAAGCTGTTGAGACAGCATGGACTTCTTGGTGAGGTGAACTAG
- the TCTN1 gene encoding tectonic-1 isoform X1, with translation MGPRGLLHLLLVLLDCWASVSAQAGATPVVTMEDLNSTEPAPTTLRPALSPRPPETSRAPRPSSGPRPTPVTDVAALCVCDLSPEKCDVNCCCDPDCSSTDFSIFSACSIPVVMGDSQFCSQKAAIYSLNFTADPPQRIFKLVEQINPSIFCIHITNYKPALSFINPEVPDENNFDKLMKTSDGFSLNAESDASFTDKPDAPNSAKYEYGVCLQTSDSFLRFPSPLTSSLCSDNNPAAFLVNQAVKCTRSISLEQCEEIETLSMAYYSSPKILRVPNSGTKVPITVQSIVFRSLNKTLTRLEYTDVLRQVLVETGQVQVCTNVVLEVKYSLTYTDAGEVVQADLSLLLGAVSSAMVPLQQKFEIYFIQQNTKPVPLSGNPGYVVGLPLAAGFQPQKGSGIIQSTNRYGQLTILRSTTEQDCLAAEGIRTPVLFGYSMQSGCKLRLTGAVTCRLVAQKVKSLLKGQGFPDYVAPFGNSRAQDVLDWVPVHFITQTSHVKDSCQLPVALAIEVKWTKYGSLLNPQAKIVNVTANLISSSFPETSSGNERTILISTAVTFVDVSAPAEAGFRARPAINARLPFNFFFPFV, from the exons atgGGACCGCGGGGCCTCTTGCACCTCTTACTCGTGCTGTTGGACTGCTGGGCGTCCGTGAGCGCCCAGGCCGGGGCCACCCCGGTGGTGACGATGGAAGACCTCAATTCTACAGAGCCAGCCCCAACAACTCTCCGACCCGCCTTATCTCCTAGGCCCCCTGAAACCTCCAGGGCTCCCAGGCCCTCCTCAGGCCCCAGGCCCACCCCAGTCACGGACG TTGctgctctgtgtgtctgtgacttGTCTCCAGAAAAGTGTGACGTCAACTGCTGTTGTGATCCTGATTGCAGCTCCACGGATTTCAGTATCTTTTCTGCCTGCTCAATTCCAGTTGTCAT gggTGATAGTCAGTTTTGTAGTCAAAAAGCAGCCATCTATTCATTGAATTTTACAGCCGACCCACCTCAGAGAATATTTAAACTTGTGGAGCAGATCAACCCATCTATTTTCTGCATTCATATTACAAACT ATAAACCTGCATTATCCTTTATTAATCCAGAAGTGCCTGATGAAAACAATTTTGATAAATTGATGAAAACATCTGATGGTTTTTCATTGAATGCAGAATCAGATGCTTCTTTCACAGACAAACCGGACGCTCCAAATTCTGCAAAATATGAG TATGGGGTTTGTCTGCAGACTTCAGATTCATTTTTGAGATTTCCTTCTCCCCTTacgtcatctctctgcagcgaTAATAACCCCGCGG CATTTCTGGTCAACCAAGCTGTTAAGTGCACCAGAAGCATAAGTTTGGAACAGTGTGAAGAAATTGAAACCCTGAGCATGGCTTATTACAGCAGCCCTAAAATTTTGAGG GTGCCTAATTCAGGAACAAAG GTCCCTATCACTGTTCAGTCCATCGTCTTTCGGTCTCTAAATAAAACGCTAACCCGACTAGAATACACTGACGTACTGAGGCAAGTTCTTGTCGAGACTGGGCAGGTACAAGTCTGCACTAACGTCGTTCTTGAG gTAAAATACAGCCTCACATACACAGATGCAGGTGAAGTAGTACAAGCtgatctctctctccttctgggtGCAGTTAGCAGTGCAATGGTTCCACTGCAGCAgaagtttgaaatttattttattcag CAAAATACAAAGCCGGTTCCTCTCAGTGGAAACCCTGGTTATGTTGTGGGGCTCCCATTAGCTGCCGGATTTCAGCCTCAGAAGGG GTCTGGGATTATTCAGAGCACAAATAGATACGGACAACTGACGATTCTTCGTAGCACAACTGAGCAAGACTGCTTAGCAGCAGAGGGGATCCGGACCCCAGTGTTATTTGGTTACAGTATGCAGTCTGGCTGTAAGCTCAG ACTGACCGGAGCTGTCACGTGTCGGCTGGTAGCACAGAAGGTGAAGAGCCTGCTGAAGGGCCAGGGCTTCCCCGATTACGTGGCCCCTTTTGGAAATTCCCGGGCCCAGGATGTGCTGGACTGGGTGCCCGTCCACTTCATAACCCAGACATCCCACGTGAAG GATTCTTGCCAGCTCCCAGTGGCTTTGGCTATAGAAGTGAAGTGGACTAAATACGGATCCTTATTGAACCCACAGGCTAAAATAGTCAATGTAACTGCAAATCTAATTTCATCCTCGTTTCCTGAG ACCAGCTCAGGAAATGAAAGGACGATTCTTATTTCCACTGCGGTTACTTTTGTGGACGTATCTGCACCTGCAGAGGCAGGCTTCAGAGCTCGGCCAGCCATCAACGCCAGGCTGCCCTTCAATTTCTTCTTCCCATTTGTTTGA
- the TCTN1 gene encoding tectonic-1 isoform X2, with the protein MGPRGLLHLLLVLLDCWASVSAQAGATPVVTMEDLNSTEPAPTTLRPALSPRPPETSRAPRPSSGPRPTPVTDVAALCVCDLSPEKCDVNCCCDPDCSSTDFSIFSACSIPVVMGDSQFCSQKAAIYSLNFTADPPQRIFKLVEQINPSIFCIHITNYKPALSFINPEVPDENNFDKLMKTSDGFSLNAESDASFTDKPDAPNSAKYEYGVCLQTSDSFLRFPSPLTSSLCSDNNPAAFLVNQAVKCTRSISLEQCEEIETLSMAYYSSPKILRVPNSGTKVPITVQSIVFRSLNKTLTRLEYTDVLRQVLVETGQVQVCTNVVLEVKYSLTYTDAGEVVQADLSLLLGAVSSAMVPLQQKFEIYFIQSTNRYGQLTILRSTTEQDCLAAEGIRTPVLFGYSMQSGCKLRLTGAVTCRLVAQKVKSLLKGQGFPDYVAPFGNSRAQDVLDWVPVHFITQTSHVKDSCQLPVALAIEVKWTKYGSLLNPQAKIVNVTANLISSSFPETSSGNERTILISTAVTFVDVSAPAEAGFRARPAINARLPFNFFFPFV; encoded by the exons atgGGACCGCGGGGCCTCTTGCACCTCTTACTCGTGCTGTTGGACTGCTGGGCGTCCGTGAGCGCCCAGGCCGGGGCCACCCCGGTGGTGACGATGGAAGACCTCAATTCTACAGAGCCAGCCCCAACAACTCTCCGACCCGCCTTATCTCCTAGGCCCCCTGAAACCTCCAGGGCTCCCAGGCCCTCCTCAGGCCCCAGGCCCACCCCAGTCACGGACG TTGctgctctgtgtgtctgtgacttGTCTCCAGAAAAGTGTGACGTCAACTGCTGTTGTGATCCTGATTGCAGCTCCACGGATTTCAGTATCTTTTCTGCCTGCTCAATTCCAGTTGTCAT gggTGATAGTCAGTTTTGTAGTCAAAAAGCAGCCATCTATTCATTGAATTTTACAGCCGACCCACCTCAGAGAATATTTAAACTTGTGGAGCAGATCAACCCATCTATTTTCTGCATTCATATTACAAACT ATAAACCTGCATTATCCTTTATTAATCCAGAAGTGCCTGATGAAAACAATTTTGATAAATTGATGAAAACATCTGATGGTTTTTCATTGAATGCAGAATCAGATGCTTCTTTCACAGACAAACCGGACGCTCCAAATTCTGCAAAATATGAG TATGGGGTTTGTCTGCAGACTTCAGATTCATTTTTGAGATTTCCTTCTCCCCTTacgtcatctctctgcagcgaTAATAACCCCGCGG CATTTCTGGTCAACCAAGCTGTTAAGTGCACCAGAAGCATAAGTTTGGAACAGTGTGAAGAAATTGAAACCCTGAGCATGGCTTATTACAGCAGCCCTAAAATTTTGAGG GTGCCTAATTCAGGAACAAAG GTCCCTATCACTGTTCAGTCCATCGTCTTTCGGTCTCTAAATAAAACGCTAACCCGACTAGAATACACTGACGTACTGAGGCAAGTTCTTGTCGAGACTGGGCAGGTACAAGTCTGCACTAACGTCGTTCTTGAG gTAAAATACAGCCTCACATACACAGATGCAGGTGAAGTAGTACAAGCtgatctctctctccttctgggtGCAGTTAGCAGTGCAATGGTTCCACTGCAGCAgaagtttgaaatttattttattcag AGCACAAATAGATACGGACAACTGACGATTCTTCGTAGCACAACTGAGCAAGACTGCTTAGCAGCAGAGGGGATCCGGACCCCAGTGTTATTTGGTTACAGTATGCAGTCTGGCTGTAAGCTCAG ACTGACCGGAGCTGTCACGTGTCGGCTGGTAGCACAGAAGGTGAAGAGCCTGCTGAAGGGCCAGGGCTTCCCCGATTACGTGGCCCCTTTTGGAAATTCCCGGGCCCAGGATGTGCTGGACTGGGTGCCCGTCCACTTCATAACCCAGACATCCCACGTGAAG GATTCTTGCCAGCTCCCAGTGGCTTTGGCTATAGAAGTGAAGTGGACTAAATACGGATCCTTATTGAACCCACAGGCTAAAATAGTCAATGTAACTGCAAATCTAATTTCATCCTCGTTTCCTGAG ACCAGCTCAGGAAATGAAAGGACGATTCTTATTTCCACTGCGGTTACTTTTGTGGACGTATCTGCACCTGCAGAGGCAGGCTTCAGAGCTCGGCCAGCCATCAACGCCAGGCTGCCCTTCAATTTCTTCTTCCCATTTGTTTGA
- the TCTN1 gene encoding tectonic-1 isoform X5: protein MGPRGLLHLLLVLLDCWASVSAQAGATPVVTMEDLNSTEPAPTTLRPALSPRPPETSRAPRPSSGPRPTPVTDVAALCVCDLSPEKCDVNCCCDPDCSSTDFSIFSACSIPVVMGDSQFCSQKAAIYSLNFTADPPQRIFKLVEQINPSIFCIHITNYKPALSFINPEVPDENNFDKLMKTSDGFSLNAESDASFTDKPDAPNSAKYEYGVCLQTSDSFLRFPSPLTSSLCSDNNPAAFLVNQAVKCTRSISLEQCEEIETLSMAYYSSPKILRVPNSGTKVPITVQSIVFRSLNKTLTRLEYTDVLRQVLVETGQVQVCTNVVLEVKYSLTYTDAGEVVQADLSLLLGAVSSAMVPLQQKFEIYFIQQNTKPVPLSGNPGYVVGLPLAAGFQPQKGSGIIQSTNRYGQLTILRSTTEQDCLAAEGIRTPVLFGYSMQSGCKLRRDTGMQYFPSFRPWNPSCTEPQRNTVWETWFWIHLHGQPGFHKARDTLNSIK from the exons atgGGACCGCGGGGCCTCTTGCACCTCTTACTCGTGCTGTTGGACTGCTGGGCGTCCGTGAGCGCCCAGGCCGGGGCCACCCCGGTGGTGACGATGGAAGACCTCAATTCTACAGAGCCAGCCCCAACAACTCTCCGACCCGCCTTATCTCCTAGGCCCCCTGAAACCTCCAGGGCTCCCAGGCCCTCCTCAGGCCCCAGGCCCACCCCAGTCACGGACG TTGctgctctgtgtgtctgtgacttGTCTCCAGAAAAGTGTGACGTCAACTGCTGTTGTGATCCTGATTGCAGCTCCACGGATTTCAGTATCTTTTCTGCCTGCTCAATTCCAGTTGTCAT gggTGATAGTCAGTTTTGTAGTCAAAAAGCAGCCATCTATTCATTGAATTTTACAGCCGACCCACCTCAGAGAATATTTAAACTTGTGGAGCAGATCAACCCATCTATTTTCTGCATTCATATTACAAACT ATAAACCTGCATTATCCTTTATTAATCCAGAAGTGCCTGATGAAAACAATTTTGATAAATTGATGAAAACATCTGATGGTTTTTCATTGAATGCAGAATCAGATGCTTCTTTCACAGACAAACCGGACGCTCCAAATTCTGCAAAATATGAG TATGGGGTTTGTCTGCAGACTTCAGATTCATTTTTGAGATTTCCTTCTCCCCTTacgtcatctctctgcagcgaTAATAACCCCGCGG CATTTCTGGTCAACCAAGCTGTTAAGTGCACCAGAAGCATAAGTTTGGAACAGTGTGAAGAAATTGAAACCCTGAGCATGGCTTATTACAGCAGCCCTAAAATTTTGAGG GTGCCTAATTCAGGAACAAAG GTCCCTATCACTGTTCAGTCCATCGTCTTTCGGTCTCTAAATAAAACGCTAACCCGACTAGAATACACTGACGTACTGAGGCAAGTTCTTGTCGAGACTGGGCAGGTACAAGTCTGCACTAACGTCGTTCTTGAG gTAAAATACAGCCTCACATACACAGATGCAGGTGAAGTAGTACAAGCtgatctctctctccttctgggtGCAGTTAGCAGTGCAATGGTTCCACTGCAGCAgaagtttgaaatttattttattcag CAAAATACAAAGCCGGTTCCTCTCAGTGGAAACCCTGGTTATGTTGTGGGGCTCCCATTAGCTGCCGGATTTCAGCCTCAGAAGGG GTCTGGGATTATTCAGAGCACAAATAGATACGGACAACTGACGATTCTTCGTAGCACAACTGAGCAAGACTGCTTAGCAGCAGAGGGGATCCGGACCCCAGTGTTATTTGGTTACAGTATGCAGTCTGGCTGTAAGCTCAG GAGGGACACGGGTATGCAGTATTTCCCCAGTTTTCGGCCATGGAACCCTTCTTGTACGGAGCCTCAGCGGAATACAGTTTGGGAAACATGGTTTTGGATTCATCTCCATGGCCAACCAGGATTTCACAAAGCGAGGGACACTTTAAATTCTATCAAATAA
- the TCTN1 gene encoding tectonic-1 isoform X4: MGPRGLLHLLLVLLDCWASVSAQAGATPVVTMEDLNSTEPAPTTLRPALSPRPPETSRAPRPSSGPRPTPVTDVAALCVCDLSPEKCDVNCCCDPDCSSTDFSIFSACSIPVVMGDSQFCSQKAAIYSLNFTADPPQRIFKLVEQINPSIFCIHITNYKPALSFINPEVPDENNFDKLMKTSDGFSLNAESDASFTDKPDAPNSAKYEVPITVQSIVFRSLNKTLTRLEYTDVLRQVLVETGQVQVCTNVVLEVKYSLTYTDAGEVVQADLSLLLGAVSSAMVPLQQKFEIYFIQQNTKPVPLSGNPGYVVGLPLAAGFQPQKGSGIIQSTNRYGQLTILRSTTEQDCLAAEGIRTPVLFGYSMQSGCKLRLTGAVTCRLVAQKVKSLLKGQGFPDYVAPFGNSRAQDVLDWVPVHFITQTSHVKDSCQLPVALAIEVKWTKYGSLLNPQAKIVNVTANLISSSFPETSSGNERTILISTAVTFVDVSAPAEAGFRARPAINARLPFNFFFPFV; this comes from the exons atgGGACCGCGGGGCCTCTTGCACCTCTTACTCGTGCTGTTGGACTGCTGGGCGTCCGTGAGCGCCCAGGCCGGGGCCACCCCGGTGGTGACGATGGAAGACCTCAATTCTACAGAGCCAGCCCCAACAACTCTCCGACCCGCCTTATCTCCTAGGCCCCCTGAAACCTCCAGGGCTCCCAGGCCCTCCTCAGGCCCCAGGCCCACCCCAGTCACGGACG TTGctgctctgtgtgtctgtgacttGTCTCCAGAAAAGTGTGACGTCAACTGCTGTTGTGATCCTGATTGCAGCTCCACGGATTTCAGTATCTTTTCTGCCTGCTCAATTCCAGTTGTCAT gggTGATAGTCAGTTTTGTAGTCAAAAAGCAGCCATCTATTCATTGAATTTTACAGCCGACCCACCTCAGAGAATATTTAAACTTGTGGAGCAGATCAACCCATCTATTTTCTGCATTCATATTACAAACT ATAAACCTGCATTATCCTTTATTAATCCAGAAGTGCCTGATGAAAACAATTTTGATAAATTGATGAAAACATCTGATGGTTTTTCATTGAATGCAGAATCAGATGCTTCTTTCACAGACAAACCGGACGCTCCAAATTCTGCAAAATATGAG GTCCCTATCACTGTTCAGTCCATCGTCTTTCGGTCTCTAAATAAAACGCTAACCCGACTAGAATACACTGACGTACTGAGGCAAGTTCTTGTCGAGACTGGGCAGGTACAAGTCTGCACTAACGTCGTTCTTGAG gTAAAATACAGCCTCACATACACAGATGCAGGTGAAGTAGTACAAGCtgatctctctctccttctgggtGCAGTTAGCAGTGCAATGGTTCCACTGCAGCAgaagtttgaaatttattttattcag CAAAATACAAAGCCGGTTCCTCTCAGTGGAAACCCTGGTTATGTTGTGGGGCTCCCATTAGCTGCCGGATTTCAGCCTCAGAAGGG GTCTGGGATTATTCAGAGCACAAATAGATACGGACAACTGACGATTCTTCGTAGCACAACTGAGCAAGACTGCTTAGCAGCAGAGGGGATCCGGACCCCAGTGTTATTTGGTTACAGTATGCAGTCTGGCTGTAAGCTCAG ACTGACCGGAGCTGTCACGTGTCGGCTGGTAGCACAGAAGGTGAAGAGCCTGCTGAAGGGCCAGGGCTTCCCCGATTACGTGGCCCCTTTTGGAAATTCCCGGGCCCAGGATGTGCTGGACTGGGTGCCCGTCCACTTCATAACCCAGACATCCCACGTGAAG GATTCTTGCCAGCTCCCAGTGGCTTTGGCTATAGAAGTGAAGTGGACTAAATACGGATCCTTATTGAACCCACAGGCTAAAATAGTCAATGTAACTGCAAATCTAATTTCATCCTCGTTTCCTGAG ACCAGCTCAGGAAATGAAAGGACGATTCTTATTTCCACTGCGGTTACTTTTGTGGACGTATCTGCACCTGCAGAGGCAGGCTTCAGAGCTCGGCCAGCCATCAACGCCAGGCTGCCCTTCAATTTCTTCTTCCCATTTGTTTGA
- the TCTN1 gene encoding tectonic-1 isoform X3: MGPRGLLHLLLVLLDCWASVSAQAGATPVVTMEDLNSTEPAPTTLRPALSPRPPETSRAPRPSSGPRPTPVTDVAALCVCDLSPEKCDVNCCCDPDCSSTDFSIFSACSIPVVMGDSQFCSQKAAIYSLNFTADPPQRIFKLVEQINPSIFCIHITNYKPALSFINPEVPDENNFDKLMKTSDGFSLNAESDASFTDKPDAPNSAKYEVPNSGTKVPITVQSIVFRSLNKTLTRLEYTDVLRQVLVETGQVQVCTNVVLEVKYSLTYTDAGEVVQADLSLLLGAVSSAMVPLQQKFEIYFIQQNTKPVPLSGNPGYVVGLPLAAGFQPQKGSGIIQSTNRYGQLTILRSTTEQDCLAAEGIRTPVLFGYSMQSGCKLRLTGAVTCRLVAQKVKSLLKGQGFPDYVAPFGNSRAQDVLDWVPVHFITQTSHVKDSCQLPVALAIEVKWTKYGSLLNPQAKIVNVTANLISSSFPETSSGNERTILISTAVTFVDVSAPAEAGFRARPAINARLPFNFFFPFV, from the exons atgGGACCGCGGGGCCTCTTGCACCTCTTACTCGTGCTGTTGGACTGCTGGGCGTCCGTGAGCGCCCAGGCCGGGGCCACCCCGGTGGTGACGATGGAAGACCTCAATTCTACAGAGCCAGCCCCAACAACTCTCCGACCCGCCTTATCTCCTAGGCCCCCTGAAACCTCCAGGGCTCCCAGGCCCTCCTCAGGCCCCAGGCCCACCCCAGTCACGGACG TTGctgctctgtgtgtctgtgacttGTCTCCAGAAAAGTGTGACGTCAACTGCTGTTGTGATCCTGATTGCAGCTCCACGGATTTCAGTATCTTTTCTGCCTGCTCAATTCCAGTTGTCAT gggTGATAGTCAGTTTTGTAGTCAAAAAGCAGCCATCTATTCATTGAATTTTACAGCCGACCCACCTCAGAGAATATTTAAACTTGTGGAGCAGATCAACCCATCTATTTTCTGCATTCATATTACAAACT ATAAACCTGCATTATCCTTTATTAATCCAGAAGTGCCTGATGAAAACAATTTTGATAAATTGATGAAAACATCTGATGGTTTTTCATTGAATGCAGAATCAGATGCTTCTTTCACAGACAAACCGGACGCTCCAAATTCTGCAAAATATGAG GTGCCTAATTCAGGAACAAAG GTCCCTATCACTGTTCAGTCCATCGTCTTTCGGTCTCTAAATAAAACGCTAACCCGACTAGAATACACTGACGTACTGAGGCAAGTTCTTGTCGAGACTGGGCAGGTACAAGTCTGCACTAACGTCGTTCTTGAG gTAAAATACAGCCTCACATACACAGATGCAGGTGAAGTAGTACAAGCtgatctctctctccttctgggtGCAGTTAGCAGTGCAATGGTTCCACTGCAGCAgaagtttgaaatttattttattcag CAAAATACAAAGCCGGTTCCTCTCAGTGGAAACCCTGGTTATGTTGTGGGGCTCCCATTAGCTGCCGGATTTCAGCCTCAGAAGGG GTCTGGGATTATTCAGAGCACAAATAGATACGGACAACTGACGATTCTTCGTAGCACAACTGAGCAAGACTGCTTAGCAGCAGAGGGGATCCGGACCCCAGTGTTATTTGGTTACAGTATGCAGTCTGGCTGTAAGCTCAG ACTGACCGGAGCTGTCACGTGTCGGCTGGTAGCACAGAAGGTGAAGAGCCTGCTGAAGGGCCAGGGCTTCCCCGATTACGTGGCCCCTTTTGGAAATTCCCGGGCCCAGGATGTGCTGGACTGGGTGCCCGTCCACTTCATAACCCAGACATCCCACGTGAAG GATTCTTGCCAGCTCCCAGTGGCTTTGGCTATAGAAGTGAAGTGGACTAAATACGGATCCTTATTGAACCCACAGGCTAAAATAGTCAATGTAACTGCAAATCTAATTTCATCCTCGTTTCCTGAG ACCAGCTCAGGAAATGAAAGGACGATTCTTATTTCCACTGCGGTTACTTTTGTGGACGTATCTGCACCTGCAGAGGCAGGCTTCAGAGCTCGGCCAGCCATCAACGCCAGGCTGCCCTTCAATTTCTTCTTCCCATTTGTTTGA